The following are encoded in a window of Desulfofundulus luciae genomic DNA:
- a CDS encoding AbrB/MazE/SpoVT family DNA-binding domain-containing protein codes for MSERIVTKRSYPVVKKVRVWGKGQFTIPSEMRERLGINENTILEVFQAGKAIVATPEKITVKELAASVRKEMARNDIDLEKLLAELREGSHEYKTD; via the coding sequence ATGTCTGAAAGGATAGTGACAAAGCGAAGCTACCCCGTTGTTAAAAAGGTGCGTGTCTGGGGAAAGGGTCAATTTACCATCCCGTCCGAGATGAGAGAACGCCTGGGAATCAACGAGAACACAATCCTGGAAGTTTTTCAGGCCGGTAAGGCTATTGTGGCTACCCCGGAAAAGATAACGGTTAAGGAACTGGCTGCTTCCGTCCGCAAGGAAATGGCTAGAAACGATATCGACCTGGAAAAACTTTTAGCCGAGTTAAGAGAGGGTAGCCATGAGTATAAGACAGATTAA
- a CDS encoding PIN domain-containing protein, with protein sequence MSIRQIKVFLDSSVIIAALASSTGGSHEVLALAELGIIVPCISEDVVGEVLRNIQKKLPSCLDSYYVLFKTLPFKIVDAASEDLEYASSLINEKDAPILAAAISGKVDWLLSLDKHFLNSDLKGKVNFAIGTPGDFLQELVSFLKGNG encoded by the coding sequence ATGAGTATAAGACAGATTAAGGTGTTTCTGGATAGCAGCGTTATTATAGCTGCCCTTGCCTCAAGTACGGGTGGTTCACATGAAGTGCTGGCCCTGGCCGAGTTAGGGATAATTGTTCCCTGTATATCCGAAGACGTAGTGGGCGAGGTACTGAGGAACATTCAAAAGAAGTTGCCAAGTTGCTTGGACAGCTACTACGTCCTGTTTAAGACATTGCCGTTCAAGATAGTGGACGCAGCCAGTGAGGATCTGGAGTACGCCAGTTCATTGATCAACGAAAAGGATGCTCCAATACTGGCGGCGGCTATATCCGGTAAGGTAGATTGGCTGTTAAGCCTGGACAAACATTTCCTGAACAGCGATTTGAAAGGGAAGGTGAACTTTGCTATCGGTACACCCGGGGATTTTCTACAAGAGCTGGTGTCTTTTCTAAAAGGGAATGGTTAA
- a CDS encoding copper amine oxidase N-terminal domain-containing protein, translated as MSRRKVLISVLVTLLVVALALPALAQQEQVDVYQNQKLVKSVVFQIGLKEYFVNGQTPGVKMDVAPFVEQGRTFVPVRYLSNALGVEDKNIGWNEKARLVTLKQPGYPVVELVVSSRQLKSNGKVTNMDVSPLVRSGRTFLPARWVAEALGYQVDWDASLGLVVCWPKGEPKPDLSAVKEYLQRTTSAQGSWVVVNGYRVPNPDDKDLIFKKWTQYLWSTKAGLDVEYPQNGQAEMGLYIYPLNAEAFEQAREVLASKWGDALADQVINYAMQKKTWRDPLPDKSFFTSNGQEITVGGDGTEGVDITIWLPEYSAKSPR; from the coding sequence ATGTCCAGGCGCAAAGTATTAATTTCCGTACTGGTTACACTTTTGGTTGTGGCCCTGGCCCTCCCGGCCCTGGCCCAGCAGGAGCAGGTGGACGTCTACCAAAACCAGAAGCTGGTCAAGTCCGTGGTCTTCCAGATCGGCCTGAAGGAATACTTCGTCAACGGCCAGACCCCCGGGGTCAAGATGGACGTTGCCCCGTTTGTAGAACAGGGCCGCACCTTCGTCCCCGTGCGCTACCTATCCAACGCCCTGGGGGTGGAGGACAAAAACATCGGCTGGAACGAGAAGGCCCGGCTGGTGACGCTGAAGCAGCCGGGATACCCTGTGGTGGAGCTGGTGGTCAGCAGCAGGCAGCTCAAGTCCAACGGGAAGGTTACTAACATGGACGTATCCCCCCTAGTCAGGAGCGGGCGCACCTTCCTGCCGGCCCGGTGGGTTGCCGAGGCTTTGGGGTATCAGGTAGATTGGGACGCCTCCCTCGGCCTGGTGGTGTGCTGGCCGAAGGGTGAGCCGAAGCCGGACCTGAGCGCGGTGAAGGAATACCTTCAAAGAACCACCAGCGCACAGGGCAGTTGGGTAGTGGTTAACGGCTACAGGGTGCCTAACCCGGACGACAAGGACTTAATTTTTAAGAAGTGGACTCAGTATTTGTGGAGCACCAAGGCCGGGTTGGATGTAGAATACCCGCAAAACGGGCAGGCTGAAATGGGTCTCTACATCTACCCCCTCAACGCTGAAGCCTTTGAGCAGGCCAGGGAGGTACTAGCCAGCAAGTGGGGTGATGCTCTGGCTGATCAGGTAATTAATTACGCCATGCAGAAGAAGACCTGGCGCGACCCGTTACCGGACAAGAGCTTTTTCACATCCAACGGCCAGGAAATCACTGTCGGCGGTGACGGGACTGAAGGAGTGGACATTACAATCTGGTTACCAGAATACAGTGCCAAATCCCCCCGCTAA